Proteins from one Aureimonas sp. SA4125 genomic window:
- a CDS encoding LysE/ArgO family amino acid transporter: MLEAALRGFVLGLSLIVAIGAQNAFILERGLVRSHVFVLCLVCALADALLIAAGVAGLGTLIAARPNLILAVTIGGALFLAAYAAIALRRALRPDAMVVRSGRAMTLRTALGTVLALTFLNPHVYLDTVVLLGSLSARYPDELLRIAYGSGAMTASFVWFFALGYGARLLAPLFARPSAWRILDGLIALVMATLALSLVASVF, encoded by the coding sequence ATGCTGGAAGCAGCCCTCCGCGGCTTTGTCCTCGGTCTCAGCCTGATCGTCGCGATCGGGGCGCAGAATGCGTTCATCCTGGAGCGGGGGCTGGTGCGCAGCCACGTCTTCGTCCTGTGCCTCGTCTGCGCGCTGGCGGATGCCCTGCTGATCGCGGCGGGCGTCGCCGGGCTCGGCACGCTGATCGCGGCGCGGCCGAACCTGATCCTCGCGGTGACGATTGGCGGTGCGCTGTTTCTGGCAGCCTATGCGGCGATCGCGCTGCGCCGGGCGCTGCGGCCGGACGCCATGGTCGTGCGATCAGGCCGCGCGATGACGCTGAGGACCGCGCTCGGCACGGTGCTGGCGCTGACCTTCCTCAACCCGCATGTCTATCTCGACACGGTGGTGCTGCTCGGCAGCCTGTCGGCGCGCTATCCCGACGAATTACTTCGAATTGCTTACGGCTCAGGCGCCATGACCGCGTCGTTTGTGTGGTTCTTCGCGCTCGGCTACGGGGCGCGATTGCTCGCCCCGCTCTTCGCCAGACCGTCCGCCTGGCGCATCCTCGATGGCCTCATCGCCCTCGTGATGGCGACGCTGGCGCTTAGCCTCGTCGCCAGCGTGTTCTGA
- a CDS encoding M20/M25/M40 family metallo-hydrolase, whose protein sequence is MNIDLLKRLCETPGVAGREERVRDLIAAEAASLFDDIRTDAMGSLVCTRRGKGKHPEKIMLACHMDEIGFIVSHVTDKGFLHVQPLGGFDPRNLFSRRVLVVTDKGDHRGVMNPEGKPIHIQAAEDRKKVPEPGDFIIDTGHGAAAKDIFRVGDTVVMDEPFIEMGDKLVSKALDNRVACWLGLEAVRRLVAKGRSHDCELTVAFTVQEEVGLRGARTVAFQVKPDIGIGVDTTLCCDTPGVPEKDRTTVSGAGFGLHIKDGSFIADTALVAEFEALAKQKDIPFQRTVLASGGQDGAALQQAASGARAIGIVVGTRYIHTVTEMVDRTDLKAARDILTAFIAAH, encoded by the coding sequence GTGAACATCGATCTCCTGAAGCGCCTCTGCGAGACCCCCGGCGTCGCCGGCCGCGAGGAGCGCGTCCGCGACCTCATCGCCGCCGAGGCCGCATCGCTGTTCGACGACATCCGCACCGACGCCATGGGCTCGCTCGTCTGCACCCGCAGGGGCAAGGGCAAGCACCCGGAAAAGATCATGCTCGCCTGCCACATGGACGAGATCGGCTTCATCGTCAGCCACGTCACCGACAAGGGATTCCTGCACGTCCAGCCGCTCGGCGGCTTCGATCCGCGCAACCTCTTCTCGCGCCGCGTCCTCGTCGTCACCGACAAGGGCGACCATCGCGGCGTCATGAATCCCGAGGGCAAGCCGATCCACATCCAGGCCGCCGAGGACCGCAAGAAAGTGCCCGAGCCCGGCGACTTCATCATCGACACCGGCCATGGCGCGGCCGCGAAGGACATCTTCCGCGTCGGCGATACCGTGGTGATGGACGAGCCCTTCATCGAAATGGGCGACAAGCTGGTCTCGAAGGCGCTCGACAACCGCGTCGCCTGCTGGCTCGGTCTCGAGGCCGTGCGCCGGCTCGTCGCCAAGGGGCGCAGCCATGACTGCGAGCTCACCGTCGCCTTCACCGTGCAGGAGGAAGTGGGCCTCCGCGGCGCGCGCACCGTGGCCTTCCAGGTGAAGCCCGACATCGGCATCGGCGTCGACACGACGCTGTGCTGCGACACGCCGGGCGTGCCGGAAAAGGACCGCACCACGGTCAGCGGCGCCGGGTTCGGCCTCCACATCAAGGACGGCTCCTTCATCGCCGACACCGCCCTCGTCGCCGAGTTCGAGGCGCTGGCGAAACAGAAGGACATCCCCTTCCAGCGCACCGTGCTGGCCAGCGGCGGACAGGACGGCGCGGCCCTCCAGCAGGCGGCCAGCGGCGCGCGCGCGATCGGCATCGTCGTCGGCACCCGCTACATCCACACCGTGACCGAAATGGTCGACCGCACCGATCTGAAGGCGGCGCGGGACATTTTGACGGCGTTCATCGCCGCGCACTGA
- a CDS encoding SOS response-associated peptidase: MTVIGLPPLIAAMCSRFTLTASPAETAALLGLGCVEPFPPRYNIAPAQPILVCLGGAEDRPDAGRPGRTSLLVRWGLIPGWVKDLKGFPLLFNATAEMAAEKNAFRAALRYRRCLVPASGWYEWSRDGRGRKKQAFFMKPRTVGPIAFAGLMETWLSPDGSEIDTAAILTTAASAALAPVRDRMPVVLDPADFARWLDCRTYDADGVDDLLRPAPDRLIEAVPVSDRVNRIADTSPEIQAPLAPAPPPGDKTRDHPDQASLF; encoded by the coding sequence TTGACAGTCATCGGCCTTCCCCCGCTGATCGCTGCGATGTGCTCGCGCTTCACCCTCACCGCTTCTCCTGCCGAGACCGCCGCCCTCCTTGGCCTTGGCTGCGTCGAGCCGTTCCCGCCGCGCTACAACATCGCCCCGGCGCAGCCGATTCTCGTCTGTCTCGGCGGCGCGGAAGACCGGCCGGATGCCGGACGCCCGGGCCGGACCTCCCTCCTGGTGCGCTGGGGCCTCATCCCCGGCTGGGTGAAGGACCTGAAGGGCTTTCCCCTGCTGTTCAACGCCACGGCCGAGATGGCGGCGGAAAAGAACGCCTTCCGCGCCGCGCTGCGCTATCGCCGCTGCCTCGTTCCGGCGAGCGGCTGGTACGAATGGTCGCGCGATGGCCGCGGCCGCAAGAAGCAGGCCTTCTTCATGAAGCCGCGGACGGTGGGGCCGATCGCCTTTGCCGGCCTCATGGAAACCTGGCTTTCGCCCGACGGCTCGGAAATCGACACGGCCGCGATCCTCACCACCGCCGCCAGCGCCGCCCTCGCGCCGGTCCGCGACCGCATGCCCGTGGTGCTGGATCCCGCCGATTTCGCGCGCTGGCTCGACTGCCGCACCTATGATGCGGACGGTGTCGACGATCTCCTGCGCCCGGCGCCGGATCGCCTGATCGAAGCGGTTCCCGTGTCCGACCGGGTGAACCGCATCGCCGATACGAGCCCCGAGATCCAGGCGCCGCTTGCTCCGGCACCGCCGCCCGGCGATAAGACGAGGGATCATCCGGATCAGGCGAGCCTGTTCTGA
- a CDS encoding NUDIX domain-containing protein translates to MTDTHPILGVSACLFRAGKVLLVARRDQPYAGLLSLPGGRLRLGERLEAAVRREVLEETGLDVPIYPFFCLHEVVEPDIHAVIAVHRGAREIPVGQDPVAGDDAASCRFVDIADLAGLDEQKMLTPGLRAIVESAHRSHLLGL, encoded by the coding sequence ATGACCGACACGCACCCCATCCTCGGCGTCTCCGCCTGCCTGTTTCGCGCCGGCAAGGTTCTGCTCGTCGCACGGCGCGATCAGCCCTATGCCGGCCTCCTCAGCCTGCCCGGCGGCCGGTTGCGCCTGGGCGAGCGGCTGGAAGCGGCGGTCCGGCGCGAGGTGCTGGAGGAGACGGGCCTCGACGTGCCGATTTATCCGTTCTTCTGCCTGCACGAGGTGGTGGAGCCCGATATCCATGCGGTGATCGCCGTCCACCGGGGCGCGCGGGAGATCCCGGTCGGGCAGGATCCGGTTGCGGGCGATGATGCCGCGTCCTGCCGCTTCGTCGACATCGCCGATCTCGCTGGCCTGGACGAGCAGAAGATGCTGACGCCGGGGCTGCGCGCCATCGTCGAGAGCGCCCACCGTTCCCATCTCCTCGGCCTTTGA